From Tiliqua scincoides isolate rTilSci1 chromosome 2, rTilSci1.hap2, whole genome shotgun sequence, the proteins below share one genomic window:
- the UBL4A gene encoding ubiquitin-like protein 4A, whose amino-acid sequence MLLTVKALQGRECSLQVSPDERISSLKRLVSEKLNIPVSQQRLLFKGKALADEHSLSDYSIGPESKLNLVIKPPEKASPEEPGRRAGPPQNPVIWHTLAQVLGKHFSVADAEKVLEQLQKDYERSLRLLSLDDIERLATRLLHPEVAEAVEMGFLD is encoded by the exons ATGCTGCTTACGGTGAAAGCACTCCAGGGCCGGGAATGCAGCCTCCAG GTTTCCCCAGATGAGCGCATCTCCTCTCTGAAACGCCTGGTCTCAGAGAAGCTGAATATCCCAGTGTCCCAGCAGCGTCTGCTTTTCAAAGGCAAGGCTCTTGCAG ATGAACACAGTCTTTCTGATTATTCTATTGGGCCTGAGTCAAAGCTCAACCTTGTGATCAAGCCTCCAGAGAAGGCATCACCTGAGGAACCTGGCCGTAGAGCTGGTCCCCCACAAAATCCTGTCATCTGGCATACACTGGCCCAAGTCCTGGGCAAGCATTTTAGTGTGGCTGATGCTGAGAAGGTGCTGGAGCAACTGCAAAAG GATTATGAGCGAAGCCTTCGATTGCTGAGTTTGGATGACATAGAGCGCCTGGCAACACGCTTGCTCCACCCTGAAGTGGCTGAGGCTGTAGAAATGGGCTTTCTGGATTAG